From the genome of Glycine max cultivar Williams 82 chromosome 2, Glycine_max_v4.0, whole genome shotgun sequence, one region includes:
- the LOC100781101 gene encoding uncharacterized protein, which produces MGSFPKAKPNNTHTDTNTNTHNRVMGFLLVFFPEENNNTTPTIATKSTKPNLVSSSPSPHSLKRISSSSNNALLSKAQSTISICFLLLFTTLLLFTLSTFEPTHHKPRSIPPKSKLRKNTSSSDVAFPSTALQRMGTLYRRGTRAMNDIVVCHVPEDTTHDEFRIFLRLLHRSGLTSKSDVVFIFVSASSSTTFAHIVHEENTSFLSLINLHAQLNSTQWAKPSESNFDATRFLKAPKKGEPLWGKKIRTNYSGSEGELSRASYGSVLSFDANELDPENSLAGFLDRVPLSLRRWACYPMLLGRVRRNFKHVTLVDVKNVVIFNDPLGRVRNQSPESVFVYPNAKHGRNSERTQSHHPVNSVILMGGARGIRRVSHAMLVAIVRAAMQPHKRKNSVSDSAILSQLVRNKFALRNVHLIVSGESIPEASSLAGSTSFSDCAIIQRGTGNYYDLNSIVKKQICSSVMDSFVYNSDCKHLVKVEQ; this is translated from the coding sequence ATGGGATCATTCCCAAAAGCAAAACCCAACAACACTCACACCgacaccaacaccaacacccATAACAGGGTTATGGGTTTTCTCCTAGTTTTCTTTCCGGAAGAGAATAACAATACAACACCAACCATTGCTACCAAAAGTACCAAACCCAACCTTGTATCTTCTTCTCCCTCTCCACATTCCTTGAAGAGAATTAGTTCCAGTTCCAACAATGCCCTTCTCTCCAAAGCCCAGTCCACTATCTCAATAtgcttcctcctcctcttcacTACCCTCCTTCTCTTCACACTCTCCACATTCGAACCCACACACCACAAACCTCGCTCCATACCCCCCAAATCCAAACTCCGCAAAAACACCTCCTCAAGCGACGTCGCTTTCCCCTCCACTGCGCTCCAGCGTATGGGCACGCTCTACCGCAGAGGCACCCGAGCCATGAACGACATCGTCGTTTGCCACGTACCCGAAGACACTACTCACGACGAATTCCGAATCTTCCTCAGACTCCTCCACCGCTCCGGCCTCACTTCCAAATCCGACGTCGTCTTCATCTTCGTCTCTGCCTCCTCTTCAACCACTTTCGCTCACATTGTCCACGAAGAGAACACCTCATTCCTCTCGCTCATTAACCTCCACGCTCAGTTGAACTCGACTCAGTGGGCCAAACCGTCCGAGTCGAACTTCGACGCGACTCGTTTCTTGAAAGCTCCCAAGAAAGGAGAACCGCTCTGGGGAAAGAAAATTCGGACGAATTATAGTGGCTCGGAAGGTGAGTTGAGTCGGGCGAGTTATGGGTCGGTGCTTAGTTTTGATGCCAACGAACTCGATCCAGAGAACTCGTTGGCTGGTTTTTTGGACCGAGTTCCACTCAGTTTGAGAAGGTGGGCCTGTTACCCCATGTTACTCGGGCGCGTGAGGAGGAACTTTAAACACGTGACCCTTGTGGATGTAAAAAATGTGGTCATTTTTAATGACCCACTCGGACGAGTCAGGAACCAGAGTCCCGAGTCGGTTTTCGTGTACCCTAATGCAAAACACGGTAGGAACTCCGAGAGGACTCAGTCGCATCACCCGGTTAACTCAGTGATTCTGATGGGCGGCGCCCGCGGGATCCGGCGCGTGTCGCACGCCATGCTCGTTGCGATTGTTCGGGCCGCAATGCAGCCGCACAAGAGGAAGAACTCGGTGTCCGACTCGGCGATTCTGAGTCAACTCGTAAGGAACAAGTTTGCATTGAGGAACGTTCACTTAATTGTCTCGGGGGAGTCGATTCCGGAAGCGAGTTCACTCGCTGGGTCAACATCGTTTTCGGATTGTGCAATAATTCAGCGGGGTACGGGTAATTATTATGACCTCAATTCTATTGTTAAGAAGCAAATTTGTTCTTCTGTGATGGATTCTTTTGTTTATAACAGTGATTGTAAGCATCTGGTAAAAGTAGAACAATAA